ACTCGGGGCGGCCGGATGGGCATCAGGAAGCCAGATAAAGAAGGGAAAGAGACCGGCCTTGATGCCGAAACCGACCAGAGCCAGGAGGAAGAGAACCGCGGTGAGTGTCGGCCCGGTCTGGGTCAGCGGGGTGAAGTCGGCAAAATTAAGGCTTCCGTAATGGCTGCCGGCGAGGAGAAAAAAAGCAAGGATCAGCAGCAGGCCAAAATGGGCAACCAGGAGATAAAGCCAGGCTGCCTGGCGGACCTCTGCATGATGATGATCGTAACTGACCAGGAAAAAAGAAGAGATCGTCATGATCTCCCAGGCGGCGATAAAGAGCAGGGCATTAGCCGCTGTCACCACCAGGATCAAGGCCGCAACCAGCAAACAATAAAGGGAGAAATGAGCTCCGAGATTCCGTCTTTTGGCATCTTCGTCGAGATAGGCGACTGCATAAATGGCGGCAAGGGTCGGGAGGATAGCGATCGGTAGCAGAAAGAAGGCGGCAAGAGGGTCGACGTGCAGGGCGAAGGCGCCGCCGGGGACCAGCCAGGTGTCGCTGGAGATAAGCGTTTCATGGCTGAGCAAGACCCGGAGAGCCGTCGTTCCGGTCAATAACGAGGCGCCGATAATGGCGGTCAGCGCGGCAGTCAGGGCCAGAGGGTAGCGTTTGCCGGCGATCAGGCTGATCAAAGCGCCAATCATCAGGAGTGCCAGGGCCGCCACTAGAAAGCTCATAAGCCGTTATTATCCTCTTCGGGGGGGAAGTACCCCCAGCGATCGATCGAGAAGTCCTCGTAATGCCGAATACGCCAGATAAAGTAGCTGAGTCCGGCGACAAAACAACCGGCCGCCAGGGAAAAGAGCGGGTAAATCCCGTAATTAGCATAACTGATGCCGCCGCTAATCCCGCCGGTGACAAATCCCGATAAGATGACCAGCAGCAGGGCAAGCTTCCAATATTCGATGCGCCGATAGCGAATCCAGTGTCCGAGCAAAACGCCGATATCCGTCACCATCCCGGTGACGTGTGTCGTGCGCAGAATCAGCCCGCAGTAACTGCTGGCCATGGCATTCTGCAGTCCGCAGGCCATGGCGGCAACGGGGATGCCGCTGCGGGTATTGTTGTTGATCAGCAGCGTTGCCGCAATGAAGAGGAGACTTGCTTCGGTCATCATCGCCACCCCGTAGCGGCGTCCCGGTTGAACACGGGTACCGCCGATGATTAAACCGCTCACGATCGCCCCGCATAAAAAACCGATAAAGATCGAAAAGGCTCCCCAGAAATCAGCGCGATTGCTCGAAGAAATATCGATGGCAATACGGGCGACCGCGCCGGTCATGTGACTGACCGGAACATGATAGATACCAAGGAGGAGGACATTGACAAAACCGGCAGCTGCCGCGAGCATGGCCCCGTAAATAAAGACCCAAGGTCGTTCTTTGAATGTTTTGTTTTGTTCTTTGTAAGGGATATAGGGCATGACTTTTTATTATTCGCTCAAGCGTTCTTCTTCCGCGCGCAATGTCGTCATAATTTCTTCCCGCCCGCCGGGGATCGCCAGCATCCGGCGCAGGGCCGGTCGCTGCAGAAGAAAATTCAGCCGCGCGTAGAGGTTAAGATGGGCCGGAAGATCCGGCGCCATAATGGTGAAGAGGGTATCGACCGACAGACCGTCGAGGGCTTGAAAATCGACTTTGTTTTCGAGAAAACAGAGGGTGACGGTGGCGCGACTGATCGGGAGGATACCGGGATTGCGCAGATGCGGCAGGGCGATGCCGTTGCCGATTCCGGTCGAACAGAGGTTCTCTCTGACAATCAACAGCTTGAGGAGTTTGTTACGATCAATTCCGTCGGAAAGGCGCAAATGTGTGACAATATCCGCCAGAACCTGATCGCGAGTGCTGCCGCTGATGCGATAAAAGATGCCGCCGGCCTCAAGGGCATCGCTGAGGCTGATCGGCACAGACGAGGGACTCGAAGGAGTCAGGAGGGACTCCGGTACCGCACCGATCCGGCGGGAGGTTGCCCACTCCATGAGTTCAGCTCTATTGAAACGGTACTGCTCGTGGATGCGGTAGGCCGGGATGACCTCCTTCTGGATCCAGCGGTAAATGGTCTTTTCTGAAACAGAGAGGAGGCGGGCCGCCTCTTTGACTGAAAGGTTCATAATCCTCGCCTGTCATGTAGTGTCATCGTTGGACATTTGTGGACACTAGCAACTTTTCATGACATTTGTCAACGGGATTATTCGATTGATTATAACGATGTTATTGTATGAATTAAAAAGGATAAATAAACTTGTTACGAAATCGACCACAACCCCAGCCCCTCCTTAAGAAAGGAGGGGAGTTAAAAGCTTATAGTCCCCCTCCTTATTCAAGGAGGGGTTAGGGGTGGTAAGGTTTGCGTCATCCAGATCACCCGGTCCACGAGTTTCAGGCAAGCGGGACGGTGGGTGATAATCAGGACCGTCTTTCCTGCCAGACGTGCCGTTAAACGTGTGACGACTTTTTCTTCAGTGTCAAGATCAAGCCCTTCAGTCGGTTCGTCGAGGATCAGGATCGGAGTGTCCTTGAGCAGGGCCCGTGCCAGAGCAATACGCCGGGCTTCGCCGCCGGAGACGGCGCTGCCGCCTTCACCGACGCGGGTCTCCAGCCTCTCCGGCAGGGCCGCGACCCAGGCGGTCAGGCAGGCATCGTCGAGGGCCTGCTGCAACTCCGTCTCGCTGGCGTCAGGATTGGCAAGGAGGAGATTGTCACGCAAGGAGCTGTTGAAGAGATGCGGTCGCTGCGGCACCGCCGCGATCAAGGAGCGCAGAGCGTCGCTGGCAAGAGCGTTCACCTCGGTGCCGCCGATGGTGATCTCTCCATCATATGGTCGGAAACGGAGCAGAAGCTCGGCGATGCTGCTTTTGCCGCAGCCGCTTGGGCCGGCGAGAGCGAGTCGTTCGCCGCTGCGGATATGGAAGGAAAGGTTTTGCAGCACCGGCCGCGCCGGATCATACGCAAAGGAGACGTCTTTAAATTCAATCCCGTACTCGGCAGGGAGTGCGAGCGGTGATACCGGTTCCGGGACGGGGAGGGGGGCATCGGCGAGTTCGCGGATGCGCCGGATCGATTCCCGGCAGCCGGGGAGGAGTTGCAGCGCGACCGGCATTCCGGCCGTTGCTTCGAAGGCGGCAGCGGCAAAGAGGAGGAGCATAACCAGGAGTGGGCCAGCCAGGGTGCCGCTGCCGACGGCGGAACCGGCGCCGATCAGGACTCCGGTCAGGCCCAGGCCGGCGCAGAGGACACCGCCGGCGAGGGTGATTCCGTTAATTTTCGCCAGTTTCTCCTGCTCGTCGATCAGTTGCGTTGAAAGCTTCTCGACCCGCATTGCTTGAAGTTCCACGGCGCCAAGCAGGAGCAATTCCTCCCCTCCCTGTAGTCCCTCGGTGACCATGCTGCGCAGTTCTCCGGCCAGTTCCACCGATTTGCGTCCCGGTTCGGTCGACAACCGTTGCGCCACAAAGGGGAGGAGGAGACCGGCCGCCAAAAGTGCCAAAAGGAGCGCTGTTGCCGACGCCAGACTCCAGCAGGCAACGAAGAGCGCAGCCAGGAAGATGGCGATTATCCCGGTGGCCAGTGGCAGAACAATCCGCAGGTAAAGGCTCTCCAGCGCATCGATATCACTCCGCAATCGACCGGCAACATCACCGGCGGTATAGCCTTCGAGCCCGGCCGGGGAAAGGGGTTCGAGACGGCGGAAGAACCAGACGCGCAACAGTGCGAGGACGCGAAAACCGGCTTCGTGTGTCACCAGTCGTTCTCCATAGCGCCCGACGGTTCGCAGGATGGCAAAGGCGCGGATCGACGCCGAAGGGATCAGATAGTTGAAGGAAATGCCGGTGATCCCCGCCATTGACATGGAGGCGATAAACCAGCCGGAGATCGCCATCAGCAGCGCGTTGGCGATCATCACGGCGATGGCAAGGAAGATGCCGCCGGCCATCCACAGCCACTGTGGACGGGCGATGCCGAGGATGCGGATCAGTTCGCGCATGCGTCCTCCCTGGCCAGAAACTGCGCGGTGGTGACGACGTCAATGATTTTCCCCGCTGCCATGACTGCCACCTGCTGCGCCGCACGGACCGTTGTTTCGCGATGGCTGATCACCAGCACCGTGCGGTTGATGGACAGACGCTGCAGGGCGGCAGCAACCAGCTCTTCTGTCGCTGCGTCGAGCCCGGCGGTCGGCTCATCGAGGACAATGAGATCGGCCTGGCGCAATAAGGCCCGGGCCAGCGCGAGTCGACGCAGTTCGCCGCCGGACAGACCGGCACCGCGATCGCCGAGAAGTGTGTTGAGGCCGGCGGGGAGCCGATCGACAAAATCCAAGGCAGCAGCGTCGTTTAATGCTCTGCGAATTTCATCATCGCTAGCGGCGGGGCAGCCGAGGAGGAGATTGGCGCGCAAGCTGCCGCTGAAGATAAAGGGCTGCTGCGCTACCCAGGCGATGCGGGCTCGCCAGGCAACGCCGTTGAGTTCAACGAGATCGACACCATTGATCAGGATTCGACCCGCTTCCGGTCGGGCTAATCCAAGGAGGAGACGGGCCAGGGTCGTCTTCCCGGATCCGCTTGCTCCAACCAGGGCGGTGAGGCTGCCGGCCGGGAGAGCAAGATCGACCTCCGTGACGCCGCCGCGTGTGCCGCCGTAGCGGAAGGTGACCCCCGCGAATTGGATCGCCGGCGGTCCCGGCGCCACCGCGAGGGTTGCTCCATCTTTCTCGGGGAGCGGGAGCGCCAGCAAGGGAGCGATCTTCTCTGCCGCCGCCAGTCCCTGCATGCGGGCATGGTAGGAAAGGCCGAGGGTGCGCAGGTGCAGGTAAAATTCCGGAGCCAGGAGGAGGACGAATAGACCATCCACGAGGGAAAGGTAACCGTAAAGGAGGCGGAAGCCGATGATCACCGCCACCACCGCCGTGCCGACCGTAGCAAAGAATTCGAGGGTAAAGGCCGAGAGGAAGGCGACGCGGAGGACGACCATCGTTGACTGGCGATAGTCATCGGCCACCCTGGCCACACTCTCTGCTTCGCGCTTGGCGGCGCTGCAGATGCGCAGATCGGGGAGGCCCTGAATCATGTCAAGGAGGTGACTGGCCATTCTCCCCAGCTTCCCCCACTGCTTGCGGTTGAGTTTCTCTGTGCCGCGGCCGATGAGGATCATGAAGATCGGGATAAATGGGGCGGAGAAGAGGAGGACGAGGCCGGCTCGCCACTCGACCGGCAGGACAACAAGAAGAGCGACGATTGGCAGCAGGGCAGCGAGGGCGAGGTGCGGCAGAAAACGCATGACATAAGGTTCGAGTCCCTCGACCCCGGCGGTGACCGCCTCGACCAGTGGGCCGGTCTCTTCCCCGCTCCGGCCGCTCGGTCCGAGGAGTTGCAGCCGGTGATACAAACGGCAGCGGACGTCACTTTTAACCGCGGCCGCCACCGCCGCGGCGCGACGTTCGGCGAGAAGGATGAACCCACCCCGCAGCAGGGCGAGTCCGGCGACCAGGCCGACCAGCGGAAAAATCAGGCTGAAAGCGGATTCTTCTATAATCAACCGGTGACAGGCCAGGGCCAAAAGGCGCGCTTGCAGCAAGACCAGTACGCCGGCGGCAAAGGCCAAGGCAATCGACCAAAGGAGATCCGTCTTGACACGGCGTGTTGTCGCGATCAGCCATTTTTCCGGGGAGAGTTCAGGCGGTTGCTTTACTGCATCACTCATGCATGTCCATTCATCGGCGTCTTGTAGTGATTGCTTCTTCGCGAACCGGTTTCGCTACAGAGCAGAATTCAGTCGTTAGTTTGAATATTGTCATAACCTATCGTCTGTGAAAAATAAATCTTTAAGGCCCTATTCTAACGGATTATTACTGATAACCTTGGAAATGAACTCCTCTGTACGATGCCAAGGAGACCACAAATCAGGAGGCTGCCATGATGATACAAGTCTTCTACAAGACCGGTACGCATGACATGGTCAAGACAGAGACTTTGAATAATCTCCTTGTCACTGGCGTTATCGACCAGTTCAAGCGCGCCACAGGTTGGGTCAAGGTTGGGAGAGACCGGATTCGTAACATTCCTGAGGATAAATATCCGGAGAGCTTCGACCGCCGTCACCACGCCGACTGACAGATCAATTTTACGGCCGGCAACAGGGGCAGGCGGAAGAAAGTTCTGTCGTTTCCGGCTGGAACGGAGCAGGTTACGCGGAAAGGGACACTTCCGTGACCAAAGCCCAAACGAGCTGGATTCTTTACGATGTCGCCAACTCTGCCTTTGTGTTGGTGTTCGTGACGGCGATCATGCCGATCTTTTACAAGGAGGTTGTTGCCAGCGATGTCGCAGCGGAGGTCTCCACCGCCTGGTGGGGATACGCGAACGCCTTCTCGTCGCTGCTTCTCGCTATAATGGCCCCGCTTCTCGGTGCCTGTGCCGATTATCAAGGTTGGAAGAAGCGCTTCTTTGCACTCTTTCTTACGATCGGCGTCACCGCGACCATTTTTCTTTACTTCTGCGCCGAAGGGGCCTGGTTATACTGCCTCGGGGTTTTCGTCATCGCCCGGACCGGTTGGGCCGGTGCTAATGTTTTTTATGATGCGTTCATCACCGATATCAGCGACCACCGGGAGATGGATAAGGTCTCCTCGGCCGGTTATGCCTGGGGATACATCGGCAGTATCATCCCTTTTCTCCTCGTCATTCTCCTGATTACTTCCCTGCAAGCTCCGGACGCCGCCGAAAAAATTCCGGTCCTGGCGGCACAGCTCAGTTTCGTTATTGTCGCACTGTGGTGGCTGCTCTTTTCACTCCCCATGCTCCGCCATGTTCAGCAGATCTATTTTATTCCGACGATGATCCGGCCGGTCTGGTCGGCCTGGCGCCGTGTTGTCGATACGCTGCGTCAGGTTCGCGGCCGTCGCAATGCCTTCACCTTTCTCCTTGCTTATTTCTTCTACATCGACGGGGTCGACACCATTATTACGATGGCCGTGGTTTACGGGGTCGATATCGGTATCGGCAGCAGCACGCTGATTCTGGCAATTCTCACCATCCAGATTATCGCTTTCCCCTGCACCCTGATCTGGGGCCATCTGACCAGGTTTTTCCCGGCCAAACGCCTTCTGCAGGCCGGTATCGCCATTTATGGTTTGATCACCCTCCTTGCATTTCTGCTGCCGTCGCTGGCGACCCGTCAGGAGAAGACCATGGGATTTTGGCTTCTTGCGGTTCTCGTCGCCACGTCGATGGGGGGGATTCAGGCGCTCAGTCGCAGCTTCTATGCCCGGCTGATCCCGCCGCAGCAGTCGGGTGAATTCTTCAGCTTCTACGACATCTTCGGCAAATTCGCCGCGATTATCGGTCCATTTCTGGTCGGTATCACCGGACAGTTGAGCGGAGATTCGCGCTACGGAGTTCTCAGCGTCCTCCTCCTCTTTCTGGCCGGGAGTGTGCTGCTGTCGCAAGTCAAGGAGGAGGCCTGAAAGCATGCAGACTCTCATCGACCTCTTTGTGACCTTTGCCGGGCAGAGTGCTAAACCGGCTCTCATCTACCACACCGGGATCCGCCGTCTGTCCTGCTCTTATCAGCGTCTCGACCTGCTCGCCCGGCAGATGAACCGCTGGCTGGCGCTGCAGGGGATAGGCGCCGGCGACAAGGTGCTCCTTTGGGCGCCGAACTCACTGGCCTGGGCGGTGGCGTTCTGGGGGATTGTCTGCCGCGGCGCGATTGTCGTCCCCGTCGATTTCATGTCAGATCAGGAGCGCGCCGCAACCATTGCCGACCTGACCGGCGCCCGCCTCGCCATCCAGAGCCGTTTCAAGCTCGAACCTCTCAGCGGTCCGCCGTCTGTTCTGATCGAAGATCTCGAATTCCTTCTCAACCCCCTTGCCCCTCTCCATGAACTGGCGGCGCCGGACGCGGGCAATACTGCCGAACTGATCTACACTTCCGGTACCACCGGAGCGCCCAAGGGGGTGATCCTTACCCATCGTAATCTGATCGCCAATCTCCTCCAGGTCAATGCCCATTTGCCGGTGGTCAAGGGAAATTTTACCTTCCTTTCTCTCTTGCCCCTGTCGCATATGTTCGAACAGACCTGTGGTTTTCTCATTCCACTTTACCACGGTGCCGCCATCGTCTACCTGCGCACCCTCAAACCTTCGGCGATCATGGCGGCGCTGGCCGTCGAAGATATCTATGCCGTGATCGCCGTGCCGCGCCTGTTGCAGCTGCTCAAAGGGTCGATCGAAACGGAGTTAGCCGGCCTCCATCTTGACGGTCTGTTGCGCAAGCTGCTGCGCCTGGGAGCAAGGGTGCCGCGTTCGCTTCGTAAATGGCTCTTCTTTCCGGTGCACCGCAAGTTCGGGCGTCACTTTACCCTCTTCGTCTCCGGCGGCGCCCCCCTTGATCCGGTTCTTTTCGATTTCTGGAATGCTCTCGGATTTGTTGTTGTTGAGGGTTACGGCCTGAGTGAATGTTCACCGGTTTTGACTGCCAATACGTTGCAACGGCAGGTGCGCGGCTCGGTTGGAACTGCGCTCCCCGGCGTCGAAGTAAAGATAAAGGACGGGGAGATTCTTGTCCGCGGCGACAATGTCTTCCGCGGCTACGAGCAGAACCCGGCGGCGACGGCGGCGGCCTTTGCTCCGGATTTCTGGTTTCGCACCGGTGATCTTGGCGAAGTTGATGAGGAGGGTTGGCTGCGGATCAAGGGGCGGAGCAAGGAGTTGATCGTCACCGGGGCCGGGATCAATGTCTATCCCGATGAAATTGAACAGGTACTCAATGCGCTCCCCGGCGTTCGCGAAGCCTGCGTTATTGGCCTCGACAAGGGGGGAGGGGAGGAGGTGCACGCCGTCCTTCTTCTGAACAATGGGGAAGAGAGCGGTGAGGAGGTCGTGGCAGCCGCCAATCGCCACCTTGACGCCCTGCAGCAGATCACCAGTTTTTCCCTTTGGCCGGAAACGGATTTCCCCAAGACCACCACCCTGAAGATCCAGAAGTTCAAGGTGCGTCAACACCTGCACGATCTTCAGGGTCAGGGTGGCACAATTTCCCACGATCCCCTGCTCACTATCATTGCCGCCGTCACCGGGAACGATACCGCCACCATCGGTGAAGAGTCGCTGCTGGTTGCATCTCTCGGCCTCACTTCCATCGGTCGTCTCGAACTCGTCAGTCGTCTCGAACAGGAATTCCGCCTCGATCTCGACGACGCGGCGCTTAACGACACGACAAGCGTTGCTGACCTGCGCCGCTTGCTGGCGCAACGTAAAAAGTCGCAGGCGGCCCGGGATTTCCGTTTCTGGACCAATACCGCCCCGGGGCGCTTTATCCGGCAGGGCTGCGACTTCTTTATCCATTATCCGCTGTTGCGCGCCATCGTCACCCTGAAGACGACCGGGACGGAAAATCTGGCGGAAATCGAGGCACCGGTCCTCTTTATTGCCAATCACACCAGCTTACTCGATCAGCCGGTCATCATGTTCTCTTTGCCGCGCTCCTGGCGCTATCACACCGCCACCGCCGCCTGGGAGGAATTCTTTTTTAAAAATTTCCAGAATCGCGCCGGGCAGCTTTGGAAACGGCTCACCTACGAATACAGTAGTGTCGCAGCCAATGTTTTTCCCCTGCCGCAGAGCGGTTCCTTTCGCCCGGCACTGCAGTATATGGGGAAGCTTGCCGATCACCGCTGCAATATCCTCCTCTTTCCGGAGGGGGAGCGCACTCGGGACGGGCAGCTCCTCCCTCTGCAACCGGGGCTCGGCATTATCGTGCAAGAGCTCGGGATACCGGTGGTGCCGGTGTGGATCAACGGACTGGAGAAGGTTCTGCCGCGTGGTGCTCGCTGGCCGAAACGGGGACGGGTCACCGTCACCTTTGGCGCCGCTCTCACCTTTCACAGCGAAGAACCGCCCGAGATTGTAGGCCGGGCGCGGCAGGCTCTTCTTGATCTTGCGTCGTCTTCTGGGTCAGATTGATCCCTTCAGTCTTTTGCAGATAATCCTGTCCCCATTGGCACATCAATTCCAGAATCGGAACAATCCTGCGTCCCTCGTCGGTTAAAGAGTATTCGACTCGGGGTGGAACCTCGGCGTAAATTTGCCGGTGGATCAGTCCATTTGCTTCAAGTTCGCGCAGTTGCTGGGTCAGCATCTTTTGCGTAACCGACCTCAAACGGCGCTGCAATTGGCTGAAGCGCAGGGTCTTGTGGCGCAGGTGCCACAGGACCAGTCCCTTCCATTTGCCACTCATAACCGCCAGGGTCACTTCAACGCCACAACGAAATTCCGGTTCACTCATCATAAACCTCTTTATTTTCAGCATAGTATCTATTTGGGTACTACATGACTTATTTGTCTGTACTTGCGCTTGTTACACTATTCATCTAGTCTGAAAAAATCAATCCAATTAACAAGACGGGAGAAAAACATGTCCGAAACATTCAAGGCACTGCTGGTCGAACAACCCGAGAAGAAAGTCTTTACCCGCACGATCGTCGAGCGCCATGTCGATGATCTCCCCGCCGGCGAACTGCTGGTGCGGGTCCACTATTCGTCCCTCAATTTCAAGGATGCACTTTCAGCCACGGGGAATCCCGGCGTGACCCGCAACTATCCGCACACGCCCGGTATCGATGCGGCCGGTGAAGTGATCAGCTGCAGCGATGGCCGTTTCGTTCCCGGCGATCAGGTGATTGTCACCAGTTATGATCTCGGCATGGAGACCGATGGCGGCTTCGGACAGATCATCCGGGTGCCGAGCTCATGGGCATTGAAGCTCCCGGCTGGCCTCAGTCTCAGAGAAAGCATGATGCTCGGGACGGCCGGATTGACCGCAGCGCTTTCGGTTTACGAACTGGAGCAGGGTGGGGTAAAACCGGAAGACGGTCCGATACTGGTCACCGGGGCAACGGGCGGGGTCGGCAGTCTGGCCGTGGCCATTCTCGCCAAGGCCGGCTACCAGGCGACGGCTGCGACAGGAAAATCAACGGAAGCGGATTATTTGCAGGGAATCGGCGCCGCCGATGTGATCGAGCGGAGCGCGGTTACGCAGGGGAGTGAACGGCCGATGATGAAGCCGGTCTGGGGCGGGGTTGTCGACTGTGTCGGTGGTGAGATGCTCGGCGCAGCCATCAAGGCGACCAAGCCAAGAGGGGTTGTAACCTGCTGTGGCTTGGTCGGCTCCAGCGAACTGCCGATGAATGTTTTCCCCTTTATTCTGCGCGGAGTTCGCCTGATCGGCATCGATTCAGCGGAATGCCCGATGACGCACCGCACGGAAGTCTGGAAAAATCTGGCCACGAAGTGGAAACTCACCGCTCTTGAATCGATGGTTGAGGAGGTCGGTCTTGACGGATTGGAAGAGAAGATTCAGTCGATACTCAAGGGCGGGCTCAAAAGACGGATCCTTGTGCGCTTGATCTGATAAAATTTTCCTTACGTTGATGGCCATAAGTGCCAGCCGGTGAGGAGGGCGATGTTGAGGAGGACTATCAGCCAGAAGTCGACTTGAAAGGTGCGATTGCGCGTCTTGTGGCGAAAGATCTGTTGTCCCGCCAGCGCCCCCGGCCAGCCGCCGCAGAGGGCAAGGAGGTGCAGGGTGCGTTCTCTGACGCGCCTGTCGCCGCGCTGGGCCGCGAGTTTGTCGAAGCCGTAGACGACGAAGGTGATGGTGCTGAGGAGGATGTAGAGGATAATCATCAGATGGAGACCTTTCAGGTCTAAAGTCTCAGCGGGTGACCGGCCGGTTTTTAGGCCGGTCTTGGCGTGCGCGGGCGCGGCGGGTACGCAGGCGTTATTACTCTCCGGGATTGCGAAGCAAGAGATTATATAGACCGATATTATTGTCAGAGGTCATCAAGATCAGGCCCTCTGCCTGCGCTTGCGCAATCAACATTCGATCGAATGGATCACGGTGGAGCACAGGGAGACTTCCGGCCAACTGGCCATGATAGAGGCTGATGGGTAACTTGCTGAATCCTTCATCTTCAAC
The DNA window shown above is from Deltaproteobacteria bacterium HGW-Deltaproteobacteria-4 and carries:
- a CDS encoding PIN domain nuclease, whose product is MQRFLLDTHVLLWWLDGSPELGPRCKELIADQRNQVYISAATTWEISIKKALGKLEAPDDIDSIVEDEGFSKLPISLYHGQLAGSLPVLHRDPFDRMLIAQAQAEGLILMTSDNNIGLYNLLLRNPGE